The Planococcus versutus genome contains a region encoding:
- a CDS encoding N-acetyldiaminopimelate deacetylase: MSAMELVKIRRALHQIPEIGFQEIKTQAYLLNIISQFPQQRIELVKWRTGIAVKVRGEDPAKLIGWRTDIDALAINEETGVEFQSQHPGFMHACGHDIHMTIAIGLLHKLIDEPIKNDVVILFQPAEEGPGGALPFREWLKTNKPDFLPDCIYALHIAPELPVGTVGTRPGLLFANTSELFIDLHGKGGHAAFPHLTEDMAIAAASMLMQLQTVVSRNVDPMDSAVLTIGKLSAGTAQNSIAEHARLEGTIRTLTSKSMRQMKLRIEAICHGVEQANNCQVNIDYGSSYLEVNNDERLVKDFFRYANGIEGIHAIESKAAMTGEDFGYFTEQIPGVMFWAGVSSPYGLHHSKLNPDEKVLAVMPEFLYGLFLQL, from the coding sequence ATGAGCGCGATGGAACTAGTGAAAATTAGAAGAGCTTTGCATCAAATTCCAGAAATCGGTTTTCAGGAAATCAAAACACAAGCTTATTTATTAAACATCATTTCTCAGTTTCCTCAACAGCGTATTGAACTTGTAAAATGGCGGACAGGAATTGCGGTTAAAGTACGCGGGGAAGATCCGGCAAAGCTGATTGGTTGGCGAACAGACATTGATGCTTTAGCGATTAACGAAGAAACTGGAGTGGAATTTCAATCACAGCATCCGGGATTTATGCATGCATGTGGCCATGATATCCATATGACTATTGCAATAGGTTTGTTACACAAGCTAATTGACGAACCTATTAAAAATGATGTAGTCATCTTGTTTCAACCAGCTGAAGAAGGGCCTGGTGGTGCATTGCCTTTTCGGGAATGGCTGAAAACGAACAAACCAGACTTTTTACCTGATTGTATTTATGCTTTGCATATTGCCCCGGAGTTACCTGTTGGTACGGTGGGGACACGACCAGGATTGTTGTTTGCTAATACATCAGAATTGTTTATTGACCTTCACGGCAAAGGTGGTCATGCAGCTTTTCCTCATTTAACAGAAGATATGGCAATTGCAGCGGCTTCGATGTTGATGCAGTTGCAAACCGTTGTCAGTCGAAATGTGGACCCTATGGATTCTGCCGTGTTGACAATTGGCAAGCTGAGCGCAGGAACCGCGCAAAACAGTATTGCAGAACATGCACGTTTAGAAGGAACTATCCGAACACTTACTAGTAAATCGATGCGTCAAATGAAACTTCGGATTGAAGCCATTTGCCATGGAGTTGAACAAGCAAACAACTGCCAAGTCAATATTGATTACGGTTCGAGTTACTTGGAAGTTAACAACGATGAAAGATTAGTAAAAGACTTCTTCCGCTACGCTAATGGCATTGAAGGCATTCATGCTATAGAAAGCAAAGCCGCGATGACCGGTGAAGATTTCGGTTACTTTACCGAACAAATCCCAGGCGTTATGTTTTGGGCAGGGGTTTCGTCACCCTATGGACTGCATCATTCAAAACTAAATCCTGATGAAAAAGTCCTTGCAGTCATGCCTGAATTTTTATATGGTTTATTTTTACAATTATGA
- the dapD gene encoding 2,3,4,5-tetrahydropyridine-2,6-dicarboxylate N-acetyltransferase, with the protein MKQMDATEIISYIQNAKKSTPVKVYIKGQDIADLNYGPDSKVFGEGNSVTVFGEWADIQKSLKVNALVIEDFVVENDRRNSAIPLLDMKQINSRIEPGAFIRDNVEIGNNCIIMMGAVINIGAVIGDGTMIDMGVIMGGRATVGKNCHIGAGAVLAGVIEPASATPVVIEDDVMVGANAVILEGVRIGKGAVVAAGAIVIEDVPENSVVGGTPARVLKLMDAKTRSKTEIKQELRQL; encoded by the coding sequence ATGAAGCAGATGGACGCAACAGAAATAATTTCATACATACAAAATGCAAAAAAATCAACACCTGTAAAAGTATACATAAAAGGACAAGACATTGCGGATTTAAACTACGGTCCAGATTCTAAAGTATTTGGTGAAGGCAATTCAGTAACAGTGTTTGGTGAATGGGCAGATATTCAAAAATCATTGAAAGTAAATGCTCTTGTTATTGAAGATTTTGTTGTTGAAAATGATCGCAGAAATTCAGCAATCCCATTACTTGATATGAAACAAATCAATAGCCGCATCGAACCAGGCGCATTTATTCGTGACAATGTTGAAATTGGTAATAACTGCATCATAATGATGGGAGCAGTTATCAATATCGGCGCGGTTATCGGAGACGGGACAATGATCGATATGGGTGTTATTATGGGCGGTCGTGCGACTGTCGGAAAAAATTGTCATATTGGAGCAGGGGCAGTACTAGCGGGCGTAATTGAACCTGCATCAGCAACTCCTGTTGTGATTGAAGACGATGTTATGGTAGGTGCTAACGCTGTTATTCTAGAAGGCGTTCGTATCGGTAAAGGTGCAGTTGTTGCAGCAGGAGCAATTGTTATTGAAGATGTACCAGAAAATTCAGTGGTGGGTGGCACACCTGCACGTGTATTAAAATTAATGGATGCAAAAACACGTTCAAAAACAGAAATCAAGCAAGAACTAAGACAACTTTAA